A genomic segment from Methanoplanus limicola DSM 2279 encodes:
- the phoU gene encoding phosphate signaling complex protein PhoU, with protein sequence MSDKLHSELGKLRNDIIEMGEFSLGMFSESLDALKKLDRDLAEKVDAKKVRLSEFSDDIEERTMRILTLYQPVADDIRAIFCIIQMNTTLYRLGRNGREIARLVMILPESPHLGIIKSLSHMAECVISMHRDVLDAYSSGDSAKLTNLLRRDDDVDNMQGSIFRESLTYMMEDNRNISRCIEYVMVSRYLERMGDHACLMGEKVYYMIEGEKLEIN encoded by the coding sequence ATGTCTGATAAACTACACTCTGAGCTTGGAAAACTAAGAAATGATATTATTGAAATGGGTGAATTCTCTTTAGGGATGTTCTCAGAATCCCTTGACGCACTGAAGAAACTTGACAGAGATCTTGCAGAAAAAGTTGATGCCAAAAAGGTCAGGCTCTCTGAATTCAGTGATGATATAGAAGAGAGGACCATGAGAATTCTGACTCTTTATCAGCCGGTTGCCGATGACATCAGGGCAATATTCTGTATTATACAGATGAATACCACCCTGTACCGTCTGGGAAGAAACGGGCGTGAAATTGCCCGTCTTGTCATGATTCTCCCTGAGTCGCCACATCTCGGTATAATTAAGAGTCTCAGCCATATGGCTGAATGTGTAATTTCTATGCACAGGGATGTTCTTGATGCGTACAGTTCGGGAGATTCCGCAAAACTAACCAACCTCCTCCGCCGGGACGATGATGTTGACAATATGCAGGGTTCGATCTTCAGGGAGAGCCTCACATATATGATGGAGGATAACCGTAATATATCACGTTGTATCGAATATGTCATGGTCTCAAGATATCTTGAGAGAATGGGTGACCATGCATGCCTGATGGGTGAGAAGGTTTATTATATGATTGAAGGCGAAAAACTTGAAATAAACTAA
- a CDS encoding Ppx/GppA phosphatase family protein: MGDRLEEKVVSFIDLGTNSVRLLVVRINRNYSYKILRRQKDTIRLGDGEFEKNILSEAAMDRAVSACRQYVDISRNFGAEEVIAVATSATREAKNRDELIRRMSECAGAELNVISGDEEARLIYLGISSGIEIGEKKYFFFDIGGGSTEVIVGDQSGYNYLRSLKLGAIRTTGRFGLDTDNGILSDRDFDNLCRSLRDKVHHVARETRQYNISEAYGSSGTIISVITAARKISDACISENGNGASDMDYDGSCSYSAGIEEIYLLLDHLRTIPNDEKKKIPGISPERADIILAGTAILYTVMKECGIEKITASERSLRDGMLVDYLSKIPGFPHAENMPVRKRSVRQLGRSCRIDERHAMKVSGHALSLFDSGIMAGIHNYSPKEREYLEYASYLHDIGQFLSFSGHQNHSYYVITRSQLLGFDQKEIIIIGLIAGYHRKRMPKRSDEGFSSLNLKDQKKVTFLSGLLRIAEFLERSHDERERICEFVIPDDKCPMIRISPEKDCNSEIQLIKNDMKNLKKAFGREIFIAADRLSNKQ; encoded by the coding sequence GTGGGAGACAGGTTAGAGGAGAAGGTCGTTTCATTTATCGACCTTGGAACAAATTCGGTCAGGCTTCTGGTTGTGAGGATTAACCGGAATTATTCCTATAAAATTCTCCGCAGGCAGAAGGATACTATTCGCCTGGGAGATGGTGAATTTGAGAAGAATATCCTCTCTGAAGCTGCTATGGACAGGGCAGTTTCTGCATGCCGTCAGTATGTGGATATATCCCGTAATTTTGGTGCCGAAGAGGTTATAGCTGTTGCAACCTCCGCGACAAGGGAAGCTAAAAACCGTGATGAACTGATAAGGCGTATGTCAGAATGTGCCGGAGCCGAACTTAATGTGATCTCCGGAGATGAAGAGGCACGCCTCATCTACCTTGGTATATCGAGCGGGATTGAGATCGGTGAAAAGAAGTATTTTTTCTTTGATATCGGCGGAGGAAGCACGGAAGTTATTGTCGGCGATCAGTCCGGCTACAATTATCTCCGAAGTCTTAAGCTTGGAGCGATAAGAACGACAGGGAGGTTTGGACTTGATACAGATAACGGCATTCTGTCTGACCGTGATTTTGATAATTTATGCAGGAGTCTCAGGGATAAGGTGCATCATGTTGCAAGGGAGACCCGGCAATATAATATCTCTGAAGCTTATGGGAGTTCAGGAACGATTATTTCAGTGATTACTGCTGCAAGGAAGATTTCCGATGCCTGCATCAGTGAGAATGGCAATGGAGCTTCTGATATGGATTATGATGGCAGCTGCAGCTATTCTGCCGGTATTGAGGAGATTTATCTTCTGCTGGATCATTTAAGAACAATACCCAACGATGAAAAGAAAAAAATTCCGGGCATAAGCCCCGAAAGGGCGGATATTATCCTTGCCGGTACTGCAATACTTTACACTGTAATGAAAGAATGCGGAATTGAGAAAATTACTGCATCTGAGAGAAGCCTCAGGGACGGAATGCTTGTGGATTATCTCTCTAAGATTCCGGGTTTTCCTCATGCGGAGAATATGCCCGTCCGTAAGAGAAGCGTCAGGCAGCTTGGAAGATCGTGCAGAATTGATGAAAGGCATGCGATGAAGGTCTCCGGTCATGCCCTTTCGCTCTTCGATTCCGGAATTATGGCAGGCATTCATAATTATAGTCCTAAAGAGCGGGAGTACCTTGAATATGCCTCATATCTCCATGATATAGGGCAGTTTTTATCTTTTTCAGGTCATCAGAACCATTCATATTATGTGATTACAAGGTCGCAGCTTCTGGGATTTGATCAGAAGGAGATAATTATTATCGGGCTTATTGCCGGATACCACAGGAAGAGAATGCCTAAGAGATCTGATGAGGGTTTTTCTTCTCTAAACCTCAAAGATCAGAAGAAGGTGACCTTTCTTTCAGGTCTGCTCAGAATTGCGGAATTCCTCGAAAGGAGCCATGATGAGAGGGAGAGGATCTGTGAATTTGTAATCCCGGATGATAAATGCCCGATGATCAGGATAAGCCCTGAGAAGGACTGTAATTCTGAAATTCAGCTGATTAAAAATGATATGAAGAATCTTAAAAAGGCTTTTGGGCGTGAAATTTTCATTGCTGCTGACCGTCTCTCAAATAAGCAATGA
- the pstB gene encoding phosphate ABC transporter ATP-binding protein PstB — MENNDKILETKNLDLYYGEKQALSDVNIPIAKNKVTALIGPSGCGKSTLLRCFNRMNDLVDNCRITGKILYHDGDIFRPGNDVVAMRKKIGMVFQQPNPFPKTIYDNVAYGPTVHGLKDRKKLDEIVEASLKNAALWDEVHDRLDDPAMGLSGGQQQRLCIARTLAVEPEVILMDEPCSALDPIATSKIESLIDDLKKNYTVIIVTHSMSQASRVSDFTGFMYLGKLIEYGDTEKIFTSPDEELTNNYITGRFG; from the coding sequence ATGGAAAATAACGATAAAATTCTTGAGACAAAGAACCTTGACCTCTATTACGGGGAAAAACAGGCACTTTCAGATGTAAATATCCCCATAGCAAAAAATAAAGTGACTGCACTTATCGGCCCTTCAGGATGCGGCAAATCAACCCTGCTCCGCTGCTTCAACAGAATGAATGACCTTGTGGACAACTGCCGGATTACCGGCAAAATCCTATATCATGATGGGGACATCTTCCGGCCTGGAAATGATGTGGTCGCGATGAGAAAGAAGATTGGCATGGTCTTTCAGCAGCCAAACCCGTTTCCAAAGACAATATATGACAATGTTGCGTACGGGCCGACAGTTCACGGGCTTAAGGACAGAAAAAAGCTTGATGAAATCGTAGAGGCAAGCCTGAAAAACGCTGCACTCTGGGATGAGGTCCATGACAGGCTTGACGACCCTGCAATGGGACTTTCCGGAGGGCAGCAGCAGAGGCTCTGCATTGCCAGAACCCTTGCCGTGGAACCGGAAGTAATTCTGATGGATGAACCATGTTCGGCACTGGATCCGATTGCGACATCAAAGATTGAGTCACTGATTGATGACCTTAAAAAGAATTACACTGTAATTATTGTCACACACAGCATGTCACAGGCATCAAGAGTTAGTGATTTTACCGGATTTATGTACCTTGGAAAGCTCATAGAATACGGAGATACCGAGAAGATCTTTACAAGCCCGGATGAAGAACTGACTAACAACTATATTACCGGAAGATTTGGATAG
- the ppk1 gene encoding polyphosphate kinase 1 gives MKATNPENPEYFTNREVSWVEFNRKVLEEAFDNRHPLLERVKFLSIFSSNLDEFMMIRVSGLRRQIKCGVLEIPPDGMTPTEQLIAIRKELKEQIHMADSCFRDDLLPALNKEGIHIHRCRDLGKKQKKLLRDYFEREIFPALTPMSFDVGRPFPFISNLSLNLAVIIDDSQKGMVFSRLKIPRDIFPRFIEVPMDEKIHDSDKKSGKEFHFVFIEDLVSSNIDLLFPEMNVVNSYPFVVTRDADIEIEVDEASDLLTAIEESVEQRRVGHPIRLDVNRSMPKWVRAILAKKLDLSSGGVYTIDDPLRKSDLMELLSIDRPDLKDKPFIPAYPCGLEDESLDIFSKVREGDILFYHPYDSFTPIVNFIKQAAEDPGVIAIKQTLYRVGSKSPVVEALKKARENGKQVSVIVELKARFDEENNIVWARQLEEAGVHVVYGIVGTKVHAKLCMVVRREKEGIRTYVHFGTGNYNPGTARLYTDIGILTCDHEIASSVTDLFNALTGHSNKREYDSLLVSYGKSGHMRKNIVDLINNEAEVHKAGGNGYIVFKLNQLTDPDVITALYRASSAGVKIDLNVRGICALRPGIKGVSENITCTSIVGRFLEHSRILYFRNGGDEIVLTGSADMMPRNLSRRVEVLGIVKNPSIRESLKKILKVHLADNVNARRLLPDGKYGRILPGKDDEPCNAQIWMTEHRGEWNEGHP, from the coding sequence ATGAAGGCGACAAATCCCGAAAATCCGGAATATTTTACCAACAGGGAAGTCTCATGGGTAGAATTTAACAGAAAGGTCCTTGAGGAAGCCTTTGATAATAGACATCCTCTTCTTGAACGGGTTAAATTCCTCTCAATTTTTTCAAGCAATCTTGATGAATTTATGATGATCAGAGTCTCCGGACTTAGGAGGCAGATTAAGTGCGGCGTTCTTGAAATCCCTCCTGACGGAATGACACCTACGGAACAGCTGATTGCCATACGGAAGGAGTTAAAAGAGCAGATTCACATGGCAGACAGCTGTTTCAGGGACGACCTGCTACCTGCACTTAATAAAGAGGGCATCCACATCCACAGGTGCAGAGATTTAGGAAAGAAGCAGAAGAAATTACTTAGAGATTACTTTGAAAGAGAGATCTTTCCTGCACTGACGCCTATGTCCTTTGATGTCGGCAGGCCTTTTCCTTTTATATCAAATCTGAGTCTCAATCTTGCTGTAATTATTGATGATTCACAGAAGGGTATGGTATTTTCCAGGCTTAAAATCCCAAGGGACATCTTTCCGAGATTTATCGAAGTGCCGATGGATGAAAAGATTCATGATTCTGATAAAAAATCAGGTAAGGAATTTCATTTTGTATTCATTGAGGATCTCGTCTCGTCAAATATCGACCTTTTATTTCCGGAGATGAACGTTGTCAACAGCTATCCTTTTGTTGTCACTCGGGATGCTGATATTGAAATAGAGGTGGACGAGGCCTCTGATCTCTTAACTGCGATAGAGGAGAGCGTCGAACAGAGAAGGGTCGGTCATCCTATACGTCTCGATGTAAACAGGTCTATGCCGAAATGGGTGAGGGCAATTCTTGCCAAAAAGCTTGACCTGAGCTCCGGGGGAGTTTATACGATAGACGATCCGCTCAGGAAATCCGACCTGATGGAACTTTTAAGCATTGACAGGCCTGACTTAAAGGATAAACCTTTCATTCCGGCATATCCCTGCGGACTTGAAGATGAAAGTCTGGATATATTCTCAAAGGTACGTGAAGGGGATATTCTCTTTTACCATCCTTATGACAGTTTCACACCTATTGTGAACTTCATTAAACAGGCAGCAGAAGATCCGGGTGTAATTGCAATAAAACAGACATTGTACCGGGTTGGTTCAAAGTCTCCTGTTGTAGAGGCGCTAAAAAAAGCCAGAGAAAACGGAAAGCAGGTCTCAGTCATTGTTGAACTGAAGGCACGCTTTGACGAGGAGAACAATATCGTATGGGCAAGGCAGCTTGAGGAGGCCGGGGTACATGTCGTCTATGGCATAGTAGGAACCAAGGTGCATGCAAAACTCTGCATGGTTGTCAGAAGGGAAAAGGAAGGCATCAGGACATATGTCCATTTCGGAACAGGCAATTACAATCCCGGTACTGCACGGTTATATACAGACATCGGCATCCTGACCTGTGATCATGAGATTGCTTCAAGTGTAACTGATCTCTTCAATGCCCTCACCGGTCATTCCAATAAAAGGGAATATGATTCACTGCTGGTCTCATATGGTAAAAGCGGACATATGAGGAAGAATATAGTCGATCTGATCAACAATGAGGCAGAAGTGCATAAAGCTGGCGGTAATGGTTATATTGTATTTAAGCTCAATCAGCTCACAGATCCGGACGTGATCACCGCCCTGTACCGCGCATCATCCGCCGGGGTGAAAATAGATCTCAATGTAAGGGGTATATGTGCACTCCGGCCCGGAATAAAGGGTGTAAGTGAGAATATTACCTGTACGTCAATTGTCGGCAGATTTCTGGAGCATTCCAGAATTCTCTACTTCAGAAACGGCGGTGACGAGATTGTCCTTACCGGAAGTGCGGATATGATGCCGAGAAATCTCAGCAGGCGTGTTGAGGTTTTAGGTATTGTAAAGAACCCCTCTATAAGGGAGTCCCTTAAAAAAATCCTTAAGGTTCATCTGGCAGATAACGTCAATGCAAGAAGGCTTCTGCCGGATGGCAAATATGGACGTATTTTGCCTGGAAAAGATGATGAGCCATGCAATGCCCAGATCTGGATGACTGAGCACAGGGGAGAATGGAATGAAGGTCACCCCTGA
- a CDS encoding HD domain-containing protein, whose product MITESEVRDIFALLESANADIDHACQVSKLSNALFSELSGLHKLGEDELRLLYYSSMLHDIGISVSEKGHHKNSYDLIMSDKTLSLTNEERAVVANTARYHRKAGPKVSHNEFMGLSAEERHIVEVLSAILRIGDGLDRTHMSLIYRLSCRISDKYVWIRCYSDYHSRFDEEAALKKSDLFENIFEHKVIIEWETG is encoded by the coding sequence TTGATAACCGAATCTGAAGTGAGGGATATTTTTGCCCTGCTTGAATCTGCCAACGCCGACATCGATCACGCCTGTCAGGTTTCAAAACTCAGCAATGCTTTATTCAGTGAACTTTCCGGACTTCACAAACTTGGAGAGGATGAATTACGCTTACTTTATTATAGTTCAATGCTTCATGACATTGGGATTTCAGTCTCTGAAAAAGGCCACCATAAAAATTCTTATGACCTGATAATGTCTGATAAAACTCTCAGTCTGACAAATGAGGAGAGGGCTGTAGTTGCCAATACTGCAAGATATCACAGAAAGGCCGGACCAAAGGTTTCCCATAATGAATTTATGGGCCTGTCCGCTGAGGAGAGGCATATTGTGGAGGTTCTCTCCGCCATTCTGCGTATTGGAGACGGACTTGACAGGACGCATATGTCCCTGATATACAGGCTTTCATGCAGAATTTCAGATAAATATGTCTGGATCAGGTGCTATTCGGATTACCATTCCAGATTTGATGAAGAGGCGGCGCTTAAGAAGAGTGATCTATTTGAGAATATTTTTGAACATAAGGTGATTATCGAGTGGGAGACAGGTTAG
- a CDS encoding CHAD domain-containing protein, whose translation MTNKRDSGRNQVDAGYCLFGAQSILPLISQLESETDGVKIADDIEYVHRCRVASRRIRAALPIYRDCIPQKEFRKWKSGIRDVTKSLGEARDADVQADFLEGFISEHNFRGGDHRTLFTPEIESAEDYSPVSVSSPESTAISGVQDNSGVHKAPEIPGMTFGGRIRKFFRKFSPSKEITLPVNKNTGPESDFANKYPVSFDFERTGYSYLPGLECLKTRICQKRESIQPHVIESMEKFEESGVLEEMKDYFHEISVQGQMYGHDIHSPYSYEQAFFNISLRLEDLFWHEKHLFDPDRTEEHHMMRIYAKKLRYTMEAYGDLYPDGLKPQIKAIKKLQDFLGDIHDCDVWSDFLPEFKAEEEKRSVEYFGNDSFFKILTPGIDYLCDDRIGKRKELHSGLVDYWNELEKEKFWDELRSEISLPLQNVFSNMAASCDVKELKIALIGDIHANLPALEATLADIKERGASIVINAGDIVGYGAFPDEVITLLRENHLINISGNYDLAVLKAGSLSDRKKRKRYELKKHNKIYNSLSSSNRKFLRTLPKTLDLVFGGRKIHISHGDKKSPVKAFTENTTKAELLEAYKLTKADVIVTGHSHKPFARETDGRWFINTGSVGMPKDGDPRASYALLTLNPFSLYHIRVPYDFRRSVDAIYEDRLSESYARIYREGNPVDIIRHSGGDED comes from the coding sequence ATGACAAATAAGAGAGATTCCGGCAGAAATCAGGTCGATGCAGGATACTGCCTCTTTGGCGCACAGTCCATTCTGCCTTTAATTTCACAGCTTGAATCAGAAACAGATGGTGTCAAAATTGCGGATGACATAGAATATGTCCACAGATGCAGGGTTGCATCAAGACGTATCCGTGCGGCTCTTCCCATATATCGTGACTGTATCCCGCAAAAAGAGTTCAGAAAATGGAAATCCGGGATAAGGGATGTAACCAAATCCCTTGGTGAAGCCAGGGATGCAGATGTACAGGCTGATTTTCTTGAAGGATTTATCAGTGAGCATAATTTCAGAGGAGGTGATCACCGTACACTTTTCACACCGGAAATTGAGTCTGCTGAGGATTACAGTCCGGTCTCCGTCAGCAGTCCTGAAAGTACTGCTATATCCGGAGTTCAGGATAATTCCGGGGTTCATAAAGCCCCTGAAATTCCGGGGATGACTTTTGGCGGGAGAATCAGGAAATTTTTCAGGAAGTTTTCACCTTCAAAGGAGATCACTTTGCCGGTGAATAAGAATACCGGACCTGAGAGCGATTTTGCCAATAAATATCCTGTCAGTTTTGATTTTGAAAGAACCGGGTACTCTTACCTCCCGGGACTTGAGTGTCTTAAGACAAGGATCTGCCAGAAGAGGGAGTCTATTCAGCCCCACGTTATTGAATCAATGGAGAAGTTTGAAGAGTCCGGAGTTCTTGAGGAGATGAAGGATTATTTCCATGAAATTTCAGTTCAGGGACAGATGTACGGACATGACATTCATTCTCCGTACTCTTATGAACAGGCATTTTTCAATATATCGCTGAGGCTTGAGGATCTCTTCTGGCATGAGAAGCATCTCTTTGATCCTGACAGGACTGAGGAGCACCATATGATGAGAATTTACGCCAAAAAACTCCGCTACACAATGGAGGCATACGGCGATCTCTATCCTGACGGGTTAAAGCCGCAGATTAAAGCTATTAAGAAACTCCAGGATTTCCTTGGTGATATCCATGACTGTGACGTATGGTCTGATTTCCTGCCGGAATTTAAGGCGGAAGAGGAGAAGAGGTCTGTTGAATATTTTGGCAATGACAGTTTTTTTAAGATTCTGACTCCCGGAATTGATTATCTCTGTGATGACAGGATTGGGAAGAGAAAAGAACTCCATTCCGGACTTGTGGATTACTGGAATGAACTTGAAAAGGAAAAATTCTGGGATGAACTCAGGTCTGAAATATCACTGCCGCTCCAGAATGTCTTTTCAAATATGGCTGCATCCTGTGATGTGAAGGAGTTAAAGATTGCACTGATTGGTGATATCCATGCAAACCTTCCGGCACTTGAGGCAACACTTGCCGACATTAAGGAGAGGGGCGCCTCCATTGTGATAAATGCCGGTGATATTGTGGGTTACGGCGCATTTCCGGATGAGGTGATCACACTTCTGAGGGAGAACCATCTCATCAATATCTCCGGAAATTACGATCTGGCGGTTCTGAAAGCCGGAAGTTTGAGTGACAGGAAAAAAAGGAAGAGATATGAGCTGAAAAAACACAATAAGATTTACAACAGCCTCTCTTCATCCAACAGAAAGTTTCTCCGGACACTTCCAAAGACACTTGACCTTGTATTCGGAGGCAGGAAGATTCATATCTCGCATGGTGATAAAAAATCACCGGTTAAGGCATTTACGGAAAATACCACAAAGGCTGAGCTTCTTGAGGCATATAAACTTACAAAGGCCGATGTCATCGTAACCGGACATTCACATAAGCCCTTTGCCAGGGAAACTGACGGCAGGTGGTTTATCAATACCGGAAGCGTAGGTATGCCAAAGGACGGCGATCCAAGGGCTTCATATGCCCTTCTGACACTGAATCCGTTTTCATTATATCATATCCGTGTGCCTTATGATTTCCGGAGATCAGTTGATGCCATCTATGAGGACAGGCTTTCAGAGTCCTATGCACGAATATACAGGGAAGGAAATCCGGTTGATATTATCCGGCACTCAGGCGGTGATGAAGATTGA
- the pap gene encoding polyphosphate:AMP phosphotransferase → MLDDVLMKYPDPDVDYGKLISPFQAEIGHLQREILDLNIPVMIIIEGWDASGISDICNKLIRYLDPRSYRLYPVGRPKESEAEMPFLWRFALAAPEEGKFAIFDRAWYSRMIVENKENLKDVFRIKVEDIKAFERHFCDDGGVLIKIFLHISHKEQKKRFKEADSDPCRSFYLKNVDWNPKKEYPEYFSVIDEILFRTNTPNSPWEVIPAENLDYAVYRVYDTVINRLKAAVSDKLKGVETICHECPILSSGYCLPEPHAPRVLDRKEYKTKKKELGKRLSELQVELYRNKIPLVILYEGWDASGKGGAITRFTRYLNPRGYRIEPIGPPDVKEKKMGYLWRFYKRLPRPGRIVIFDRTWYGRVLVERVEGLCSDYDWKRAYTEITEFEHFIDEWGGVIVKFWIHISNEEQLDRFRAREADPDKVWKITPEDWRNREKWDQYEEAVCDMISLTHTPCCPWTIVSGNDKYSARIQTFEAVIAAVEKKLNLFK, encoded by the coding sequence ATGCTTGATGATGTATTAATGAAATATCCCGATCCTGATGTGGATTATGGGAAGTTAATCAGTCCGTTTCAGGCTGAAATCGGCCATCTCCAGAGGGAAATTCTGGACCTAAATATTCCGGTTATGATTATCATCGAAGGCTGGGATGCTTCAGGCATATCTGACATATGCAATAAACTTATCAGGTATCTTGATCCCAGGAGCTATCGCCTGTATCCTGTGGGCCGTCCGAAGGAGTCTGAAGCCGAGATGCCTTTCCTCTGGCGTTTTGCCCTTGCCGCTCCTGAGGAGGGAAAGTTTGCCATTTTTGATCGTGCATGGTACAGCCGCATGATTGTTGAGAACAAAGAAAATCTTAAAGATGTTTTTAGAATTAAGGTTGAAGATATAAAAGCATTTGAGAGGCATTTCTGTGATGACGGCGGGGTTTTGATAAAAATATTTCTCCATATCTCACATAAGGAGCAGAAAAAGCGGTTTAAAGAGGCTGATTCTGATCCATGCCGTTCTTTTTATCTTAAAAACGTTGACTGGAATCCTAAGAAAGAATATCCGGAATATTTCAGTGTCATTGATGAAATACTCTTCAGAACAAATACACCAAATTCTCCGTGGGAAGTAATTCCGGCTGAAAATCTTGATTATGCTGTTTACCGGGTTTATGATACAGTAATAAACCGTCTGAAGGCTGCAGTTTCAGATAAGTTAAAGGGCGTGGAGACTATATGCCATGAATGCCCCATCCTCTCCTCCGGCTACTGCCTTCCTGAACCGCATGCACCAAGAGTCCTTGACAGAAAGGAATATAAAACTAAGAAGAAGGAACTTGGAAAGAGACTGTCTGAGCTTCAGGTTGAGCTTTACAGGAATAAAATTCCACTTGTTATTTTATATGAAGGCTGGGATGCTTCCGGAAAGGGCGGTGCTATTACAAGATTCACAAGATATCTCAACCCCAGAGGCTACAGGATTGAGCCAATCGGGCCGCCGGATGTTAAAGAGAAAAAGATGGGTTACCTCTGGAGGTTCTACAAAAGGCTGCCCCGCCCGGGAAGGATTGTTATCTTTGACCGTACATGGTATGGCAGGGTGCTTGTTGAGAGGGTTGAAGGATTATGTTCTGATTATGACTGGAAGAGGGCATACACTGAGATCACCGAATTTGAGCATTTTATTGATGAATGGGGCGGAGTTATTGTTAAATTCTGGATTCATATCAGTAATGAGGAACAGCTTGACCGTTTCAGGGCCAGGGAAGCTGATCCTGACAAAGTATGGAAGATCACGCCTGAAGACTGGCGAAACCGTGAGAAATGGGACCAGTATGAAGAAGCAGTATGTGATATGATCTCACTTACCCATACACCCTGCTGCCCATGGACCATAGTCAGTGGAAACGACAAATACAGTGCAAGGATTCAGACTTTTGAAGCTGTAATTGCAGCTGTGGAAAAGAAGCTGAATTTATTTAAGTGA